The segment GTATTAACACCTAGTCGTATCAATGAGCCAAAATTTGTGATACCAGTTGATAATGATGTGACAAAGGCAATTCCTATTATTAAGGAACAGCCTATAGAAAAAGAAGAAGACCTAGCAAAAACAAGAGCAATTACACCGATTAAAGAAGTGAAGCCTGTAGAGCAACCTAAAAAGCCTATCGATAAGCCAGCACCTGCTAAAGCGAAGAAAAGGTGGCCTATATATGTGGCGAGCTTCCTTGTAATAGTTATTGCTGTTTTTTTATTCCTAATTTATGCAACAGATTTATTTAGCCCGAAAAAGGAGGCAATTCCTGAGGTGGCTAATTTAACCGTTGATGAAGCAATAAAAATATTGGAAGAAGCAGGCTTTGTTGTGAGCGATGAGCATCAGGAGCGACACTCTGAAGAGGTGGAAGAGGGCAAGGTTATTGAAACCGATCCATCAGAGGGAACGATGCGTGTAAAGGGCTCAGAAATTGATTTGGTGGTAAGTCTAGGTGCTGAAAAGACGAAAGTGGATAATTATGTAGGGCAAAATATTCATCAGGTGGAAGCCTTATTAAAAGGAAAGTTTTTAGAGGTTAAAACAGAATATGTCCATTCTGAGGAGCCTGAAGGTCGAATTATTGACCAAAGTATTTCTCCTGATACAGAAGTGGTAGCAGAAAATGAAGTTATCACATTTACAGTTAGCCAAGGTGTTAAAATGGTACGAGTAGAGGATGTTGTCAATTATACGAAAGAGGATATGGATGACTATGTGCAAAGAGCAGGCTTGAAATGGCGTGTTTCTCGTGAGGACTACCATGATACAATTCCAGCTGGTAGCGTCATCTCTCAACTGACGAAAGCTGGCACGCAAGTTGAGGCAGGCTCAACAATATCCGTTATTTTAAGTAAAGGACCTGCTGAAAAGCCTGTCAAAACACTTGTCAAGACGGTTATGATTGAATATATTCCTACAGAAGAGGGATTGGCACAAAATATTCGTATTGAAATTCAAGATAAAAACCATACAATGTCAGAGCCAGCGGATGAATTTCCAATTTTAAGTGATACGCCTTACAATATACAGCTTGTGATTGAAGAGGGCAAGCAGGCAGGGTATCGTATTATCCGCGATTCAGAGATTATTCATGAAGAAAAAATTGATTATAATGATGTGAACTAAGGGGGAATTGGATGGCGCAAGGCCAAATCAGAAAAGCTTTAAGCGGTTATTATTATGTATATGATGGTCAGCAATTAATTCAATGTCGTGGACGTGGAGTATTTCGCAATCGTGGCGAATCTCCACTTGTTGGCGATATCGTAGAGTACACAATCGAAACAGAAGGATCGGATGGAACCATTCAAAAAATTTTGGAACGTCGAAATGAATTGGTGCGTCCGCCAATTGCGAATATCGATCAAGGAATTTTAGTATTTTCCGTAAAGGAGCCTTATTTCAATACCGTTCTATTAGATCGTTTTTTAGTTGTTTTAGAATCATTCCATGTACATCCAATTATTTGTTTAACAAAGATGGATTTACTAGAAAACGATGAGCGGGAGGAATTGCAACGCTATATAGAGGACTATCAACAAATAGGCTATACGGTACTACAAACCTATAAAGATGAAAAAGAGTTAGTGGAGCGACTACAGCCTATTTTAAAGGGAAAAACAACTGTATTAGCAGGACAATCAGGCGTTGGGAAATCAACACTGCTTAACACACTAATTCCTGAATTAAATTTAAAAACAGGCATTATTTCACAAAGCTTAGGGCGAGGTAAACATACAACTCGCCATGTTGAGCTAATTGAGGTTTGCGGTGGTCTATTAGCAGATACACCTGGGTTTAGCTCCTTTGATTTTGATGAAATTGAAAAAGAAGAGCTAGGCTTATGTTTTCCTGAAATGGCTAGCATAGCTGACAATTGTAAATTTAGAGGCTGCCTCCACTTAAAGGAGCCAAAATGTGCAGTGAAAGCAGCAGTAGAAGCGGAAGAAATTCGTGATTACCGCTACAAGCATTATGAACAATTTATGCAAGAAATTATGGATCGAAAGCCGAGGTATTAATGATGATACAAATAGCACCATCAATTTTAGCAGCGAATTTTGCAAAATTAGGAGAAGAAGTAAAAGAAGTAGAGCAGGCAGGGGCAAAGTTACTTCATATTGATGTAATGGACGGTCATTTTGTGCCAAATATTTCTTTTGGCTCTATTGTAGTAGATGCTATTCGACCATTAACGAATTTACCGTTAGATGTCCATTTAATGATCGAAAACCCAGATCAATATATTGAACAGTTTGCGAAGGCTGGTGCAGACTATATTACAGTACATGTAGAGGCATGTCGTCATTTACATCGAACAATTCAATTAATTCGTTCATATGGTGTAAAGGCTGGCGTTGTATTAAATCCACATACACCAATAGAAACGATTCAACATATTTTACAAGATATTGATATGGTATTATTAATGACTGTAAACCCGGGCTTTGGTGGACAAAAGTTTATACATTCTGTTGTACCTAAAATTGAAGCATTGTCAACAATGATTAAAGAGCGAGGCTTGGACATTGCTATTGAAATTGATGGGGGTATTACTGCTGAAACGATTGTGCCATGTGCACAGGCAGGGGCGACGATTTTTGTAGCAGGGTCAGCCATTTATAGTAAAGAAGATCGGACAGCTGCGCTTCAGGAAATTTTAGCGGCTGGTGAGGCTGCGCTGAAAGGATGACAACAGTCGTTGTTTGTGCAGGTGGACCAAAACAAGAGCTTTGCTCATTATCATTTTTTCAACAGCAGCAGGATGTTGTGTTTATCGGTGCAGACCGTGGAGCTTTATATTTAGTGGAGCAGGGAATTATACCTCATGCTATTGTGGGAGATTTTGATTCTTTAACAGCTGAGGAATATCAAGCTGTGATGGCACAAGCAAAGGACCAGCAACGCTTTCAGCAGGAGAAAAATGAAACAGATACAGATTTAGCCTTATTGAAAGCATTGACATATGCACCACAGGAAATTGTGCTAACAGGTGTAACAGGTGGTCGTTTAGATCATTATGAGGCAGCTGTTCGTTCCATGTATCGCTTGCAAAAAGAGTATCCATCTGTTGCGTTGAAAATTGTGAATCATACAAATATGCTGCAATTTTTATTGCCAGGTACACATATAATTGATGCGGATAATCGCTACCGCTATTTGTCTTTTTTTGCATATGAGAAGTCAGTTCAAGAGGTAACATTAAGACAGGTCAAATATGAAACAACAAAAGAAGAAATTTCTCTAGGAACATCTCGATTTACAAGTAATGAAATAATAGGAGCTTCAGGGTCTATATCTTTCTCGCAAGGCATATGTTTAATGATAAGAAGCATAGATTAGCGTAAGGGGGAGAGAGTCCTGAAAGTATATACGTTCCAGCTGCCGAAATTTGTGAGTAGTATTACGCGTACGTGTATAAACCTATTTAAAAAAGATAAGAAAGTAAAAAAATCCGACTGAAGCTAGTCGGATTTTTTTACTGTTGAAGATATAAAAAAAATCGATTTACGCTTAGGGCGAAATCGATTTTTTAGAAGCAGCGATTAAACGCGCTCAACTTTACCTGATTTTAATGCACGAGCAGAAACCCATACACGTTTTGGTTTACCGTCAACTAAGATACGAACTTTTTGAAGGTTAGCACCCCAAGTACGTTTGTTAGCGTTCATAGCGTGGGAACGGTTGTTACCAGTACGAGCTTTACGACCAGTGATTACACATTGTTTTGGCATGTTGTATTCCCTCCTTACTGTTAATGCTGAAAGATTACTATTTCAGTTCGGTATTTCACATACCATAATAATTTAACATACGATGGCGTTCAGTGCAACAGTTTTCACATAACCTTTCAAGAAAAAAACCTTTACAGGCATAAAATTGCGGTGGATCGTTGAGGATATAATCTATCCTTTTCCTCGATAGCCAAGCTTCATGGATACGCGCTTGCCAGTTTCCAGTAACTGCTCTACTAGTGTGTTGATGTAGTCCTGTGAGCTATTAAATGTGACAAAACCGATGCTAACTGCACCAATCACCTCACCGAAACCATCTAAAATCGCAACTGCCACTGAGGAGGTACCTGCTGTTCTTTCTCCATGACTGATTGCATAGCCTTGCTGTCGGATTTGGTCAAGCTGTTGTTCAAATGTAGCAATCTCTTCCTTGGCTACTAATTGTGCGATTATTTCCTTCGATTGAGCGCTAGGCATAGCAGCAAGAATGGCTTTATTGGCAGCGCCAATATGCATAGGTATGCGAATACCTAGCTGGTCATAAATACGAATTGGATTTGCAGCGCTATCTATTCTTTCAATAATAATGGTATCTAAACCAGCTAGCTTACTTAGATAGACACTTTCCTCTACTTGTCTTGCTAACCGCTCTAATTCAGGTCTGATTTTGCTAATATAATCCATCGTATCATAGACCTGCAAGCCTAATTCCATCCATATTGTACCAAGATAATAATGCTTTGTTTGCTCATCCTGTTCAATCATTCCTTGGTGAATCATGGCTTTTAAAATTCTATGTAAGGTACTTAAAGGTAAATCACATTTTGTTGAAAGCTCCGAAATGGACAAACCACTGTGATGTGTTTCTGAAGCTAACACCTTTGCAATTGTCATTGCTCGTTCTAATAATTGCATCTGCCCCACCTCCTCTTGTCTATTCTATTTTTATTCTTATTCTGCGTCTATAAGGTTTTCAGTAGAGTTCTATTGTTTTCTTAAATTAAACGGAAAATAAAAACTTTTCTAAATATATTGACAGTATAGCATAAAACACATATATTTTTTATATAAACTTTCCTCTATACGGAAACGTTTTCCACTACACGGAAAAAGGGGTGAAGGGAATGCATTATTGTTCATCAATGTATGCGCCTTTAAAACATGTCATCGTCAAACATCCAAAAGATGCTTTCCGCAACCAACAGCATCTTAGCGATAAATGGAAAACATTTAACTATTTATCAGAGCCAAATTTTGATAAAGCTTTAACAGAGTATGCTGAATTTATCGCAATTCTTGAAAAGTATGTAGAAAAAATTGATTATTTGCCAGTTTCTGAAGAAGTAGGCTTAGATTCGCTCTATGCACATGATCCTGTGAAGTTTACACCACATGGAGCGATTATTTTAAAATCAGGTAAAACATTAAGACAGCCAGAAGCAACAGTCTATAAGCAATTTTTACAGGAAAAGGGCATTCCCATTGTTGGTGAATTAACAGGAGATGCTGTATCAGATGGTGGCGATATTGTTTGGCTTGATGATCGAACACTTGTTGTTGGTCGCGGTTATCGAACAAATGATGAGGCAATCCGTCAGCTAAAAGAAATAACAGCTAATATGGTAGATGATTTTATTGTTGTACAGCTACCGCATGATTTAGGTGAAGATGAATGTTTACATTTAATGTCCTTTATTAGCATGGTAGACAAGGATTTAGCTGTTGTGCATTCACGCTTAATGCCTGTCTTTTTCCGCCAACTGCTAATAGAGCGAGGAATTCAATTAGTGGAAGTACCAAAAGATGAATATGATGCACTAGGCTGTAATGTCTTGGCACTAGCACCAAGGGTATGCGTGATTCCAGCAGGTAATAATGTGACAAAGCAACAGTTACTTGATGCTGGTGCAACGGTTTTTGAATATAAAGGTGATGAAATTACTGTAAAGGGAACAGGTGGACCAACATGTCTTACTTGTCCAGTAGTCAGAGCATAAAGGAGCAGAGAATATGTTTAAAAATGTTATTGTAAAAAATCCAGGAAACAGCTTTGTAAATGGCTTAACAACAAGTGATTTAGGAAAACCAATTTTAGAAAAATTATTTGAACAGCATGAAAAATATGTAGAGGCTTTAAAAAAATGCGGTGTTGAGGTAACACAGCTACCAGCAAATGAAGCATTTCCCGATTCAACATTTGTAGAGGACACAGCTGTTTTAACACCTGAGTTTGCCATTATTTCAAATCCTGGGGCAGAGGCTCGTAACCGTGAGATTGAGGATATTGAACCAGCTGTAAAGCAGTTTTACGATAAAATTTATTATATTAAAGGTTCTGGCACACTTGATGGTGGAGATGTATTACAGGCTGAAAAGAAATTTTATGTAGGAATTTCAGATCGTACAAATGAGGAGGGCGCACAGCAATTTAAAGAAATTGTGGAACAAGAGGGCTATGAGGCAACGGTTATTCCATTAAAAGAATTTTTCCATTTAAAAACAGGCATTGCCTATGTAGGGCAAAATCGTATGGTAGTGGCTGGTGAGTTTATTGATCATCCTGCATTTGAATCGTATGAGAAAATCATTATTCCAAAAGAGGATGAATACTCAGCAAATTGTATTCAAGTGAATGATTATGTGATTATTCCAGCGGGCTATCCAGCAACAAATCGTAAATTACATGATTTAGGCTATCAAACAATTGAACTAGAGATGTCTGAATTTAGAAAGCATGATGGTGGCTTAAGCTGTTTATCATTACGCTTTTAAATAATTCGAACATTACCCAATCAATTTAACAGCGCAAATTGATTGGGTAATTTCGTTCTTAAAATATCAGAATATTTACATTATATAGAAAGTAGGGATGGATATTGAATAAAGACGATCAATCTCATCATCAATTAAATCGTTCCATGAAGAGCCGTCACCTATTAATGCTTTCACTTGGAGGTGTTATTGGGACAGGGCTATTTTTAAATGTTGGCTATACCATTAATCAGGCAGGTCCAGGAGGCGCTTTGATTGGCTATTTATTTGGTGGCTTAATTTTATTTATGGTTATGAACTGTCTTGGTGAATTAGCAGTATATATGCCTGTTACAGGCTCCTTCCAAACATATGCGACACGTTTTATTAGCCCTTCAGCAGGGTTTTCATTAGGGTGGATGTATTTTGTTGGATCGGCTGCTACAGCGGGCGTTGAATTTACAGCTGCGGGCATCTTAATGCAGCATTGGTTTCCAGATATACCAATTTGGATATGGTGTGCTGTTTTTATGGTGCTATTATTTGTGCTAAATGCTTTAACAACAAAAGGGTTTGCTGAAGCAGAATTTTGGTTTGCAAGCATTAAAGTGATTGCCGTGATTGCTTTTATTATTATTGGCGGTGCAGCAATTTTTGGCTTAATTCCATTAGCTGATCGTCCAACACCACATCTGACAAATTTAGCACCTACTGGCTTATTCCCAGCAGGCATTGCCATTATTTTTGTCACAATGATGAATGTTATTTTTTCTTATCAAGGGTCAGAGCTTGTTGGAATTGCAGCAGGTGAAACGGAAAATCCCGAAAAAAATATTCCACGCGCTATACGGACAATTATTTTTAGAATTATCGTTTTCTATATTGCATCGATTATCGTGCTATCTGCGATTTTCCCAGCATCAGAGCTTGGCTTAATGGAAAGTCCTTTTGTAACGTTAATGAATTTAGCAGGTGTTCCTTATGCAGCAGGTATTATGAACTTTGTTATATTGACAGCGATTTTATCGGTTGGTAATTCATGTCTATACGCATCGACACGTTTATTGTGGTCAATGTCACGAGAGGGTATGGCACCAAAACTATTTGGACGTCTTACGAAAAATAAAGTGCCATTAAATGCATTAATCTTTACGATGCTTTTCTCATTACTATCATTACTAACAAGTGTTATGGAGGCGGATGCAGTATTTGTTTTACTCATGTCTATAGCAGGAATATCCGTTACAATTTCATGGATGGGTATTTGCGCTTCTCAATTAATGTTCCGCTATCGTTATATAAAGTCTGGTGGAGATATGAATGCTTTGAAGTTTAAAACACCACTGTTTCCGTTAATTCCAGTATTTTGTATACTGTTTTGTCTAGTAATTTTAGCGTTTTTAGCATTCGATCCAACACAACGAATTGGCTTGCTATATGGGATTGGCTTCTTTATTGCTTGTATGATTTTCTATCAACTAAAACTAAAAAAGACAGCTATTATTCCAACGGATATAGAAGATAACAATAAAGAATCACTAGATATTCGTTAAAAGAGCGTCATACGAATTGGGTCTAAAGGAGAATTTTTTATGAATAATTATATGTGGGATACACCTGAGAAACTACGAGCACTATTATGTGAAATTGTCAGCTGGGAAAGTAGAACGTTGACTGAGGGTGAAACAGAATTTGCTTACAAATTACAAAGCAAACTATTAACGATTCCATATTTTGAACAACATCCTGAGCTTATTGAATTGCATGATGCAGGTCTTGGTAGAAATGCTGTTACAGCGTTGTATAAGCATCCAACTGCAACTGAAACCGTTGTATTAATCAGTCACTTTGATACAGTGCATACGGAGGAGTATGGTGAACTAGAGCCATTAGCTTGTCAACCAGAAGCGTTAACAAAAAAATTAATGGAGCCTAAATATAAAAAAGATTTACCAGAGGCAGCTAGAATTGATTTAGAATCAGGGAATTATTTATTTGGCCGTGGCACAATGGATATGAAAATGGGACTTGCCTTACATATGCAGCTCATTGAAAAAGCAAGCTTTGAGCAATGGCCGATTAATTTAATTTTAACGGCTGTTCCTGATGAGGAAGTAAACTCTGCGGGGATGCGAGCTGCTGTTGTAGAGCTTGTTCGAATTCGTGAACAGCACGGTTTAACATATAAACTATTTTTAAATAGTGAGCCGTCTTTTTCACAAGGCCCGTCTGACATTAATGAATATATTTATTCAGGAACAATTGGCAAAATTATGCCTGCCGCTTTGTTTTATGGCAAAGAAACGCATGTTGGTGAACCATTGAAGGGGATGACTGCGAACTTTATTGCATCCTATATGACACAGCATATGGAATGGAACCCTCTTTTCCGTGAAACCGATTTAGGAGAGAGCACACCACTGCCAGTATCGTTACAATTAAAAGATTTGAAAATGGAATATTCGACACAAACACCGTATCGTGCGGCTGCTCTTTATAATGTGTTTTTGTTAAAGCGCACAGCCTCAGAGGTGATGGATATTTTTGAACAGGTGGCTGTAGAAGCGATGGCTGCCTGTAACCAACAATACCAACAAATTTGTATGCGAGAACAAGTACAGGGCGTTGGACAAGTAAAAGTATTACGTTATGAGGCACTGCTTGAGCATGCGATTGGCAAATTAGGTGTGGAAGAAGTACATGCTATCAAACAGCAAATCTTGCAGCATCGCACATGGGATGACCGTGAGAAATCAATTCGAATTGTTGATCAATTGATGATTCGCTGTCAGGAGCTAGCACCGGCAACAGTGCTGTTATATGCACCGCCATATTATCCTGCGATTAATGCGTCCAATCATCCACTTGTGATAGAAGCGATTGATTTGATGAAGAAAACAGCACAAACATTTGATATTGAGGTAGAGCAAATTCATTATTTTAACGGTATTTGTGATTTAAGCTATGTCAACTATACAGATGAGTCCAATGAATGGCTCGCATTTGAGCGCAATACACCTGTATGGGGAGATACGTATAGCATTCCATTTAAAGAGATGGCTGCATTACAAGGCCCCGTTTTAAACGTTGGTCCTTTTGGTAAAGACGCCCATCAAAAAACAGAAAGGCTACATGTGGATAGTGCGTTTAAAGAAATGCCTGTGATGCTTGCTACACTTATTAAAAGCTTATTTTAATGGACATAGCTTAAAAGCTGTATGTCATTAAAGAAAAAGACTACAGTGGAATTTTTCATCTCCACTTGAAGCTGATACTTTTTGAAGGTATCAGCTTTTTTAGTTTTTCATTTACAAAAGGTTTGCTATATATTGTTAGAAAACGTTGCTATAAAGGGCTTTCCTCTGCCCTTAGGTTGCTTAAATTGTAACGACAGTGTTACAATATAGTTTAGTCAAAAAGAGCCAAGGAGGCATTTCTATGTCAATTGAATTAAACAATGAATTCGGCCAAATTGATATTGCAACAGATGTACTTGCACAAATTGCTGGTGGTGCTGCTGTAGAATGCTACGGAATTGTTGGCATGGCATCTAAACATCAAATTCGTGATGGTTTAACTGATATTTTACGTAAAGAAAACTTCGCAAAAGGTATTGTAGTTCGACAACAAGACGACGGTTTACATATTGATATGTACATTATTGTGAGTTATGGAACAAAAATTTCAGAAGTTGCTTACCAAGTACAGTCCAAGGTGAAATACACAGTAGATAAAACATTAGGAATGAGCGTTACATCTGTCAATATCTTTGTGCAGGGCGTTCGTGTAGCGAATTAAGAGGAGGAACTAAATCGAATGCAGTCTTTAGACGGTATAAAGTTTGCTGAAATGGTACAAATGGGTGCGCATCACCTCTACCAAAATGCAAATTATGTAGATTCATTAAATGTTTTCCCAGTACCTGATGGTGATACAGGTACAAATATGAATTTATCAATGACATCTGGTGCAAAGGAAACAGAGCTTTTGGCCTCAGAGCATATTGGTAAAACAGCACAAGCCTTATCTAAGGGGCTATTGATGGGTGCGCGTGGAAATTCAGGCGTTATTTTATCTCAATTATTCCGTGGCTTTGGAAAGTTTATTGAAAAAGAAGCAACAATTGATGCGAAAGGCTTGGCAGGAGCCTTCCAAGCAGGTGTTGATACAGCATACAAAGCTGTTATGAAGCCTGTAGAAGGAACGATTTTAACGGTAGCACGTGAAGCGGCTAAAAAAGGTGTAGAGGTGGCAGAAACTGAAACCGATATCATTGCCGTAATGGAAGCCTTTACAGCAGAAGCGAAGGCATCACTTGATCGTACACCTGACTTGCTACCAGTTCTAAAAGAGGTTGGTGTTGTGGATAGTGGCGGTCAGGGCTTACTATTTGTTTATGAAGGGTTTTTAGCTTCCTTAAAAGGCGAGGCTCTTCCTGAGAAAAATGATGCAACACTAGATGATCTAATCAATGCAGAGCATCATCGAGCACAGGATTTTATGAACACGGCAGATATCGAATTTGGCTATTGTACAGAAATAATGGTGCGCTTAGAGGAAGGAAAAGAGCCTTTTGATGAGGAGCAATTCCGTAACGAATTAAATCCTTTAGGTGACTCATTACTCGTTATTTCGGATGAAGAAATTGCTAAAGTGCATATCCACTCTGAGCAACCTGGCTCTGTTTTAACGATCGGACAAAAATATGGCAGTCTTATTAAGATAAAGATTGATAATATGCGCGAGCAGCATTCAGCAATTGTTGGTGATGAGCATAAAGCGCCAGCGCCTGCCAAAAAGGTAGAAAAACATCCATACGCGATTGTAACGATTGCTATGGGCGAGGGTGTAGCAGAATTATTGCGCTCTATCGGTGCTTCCTATGTCATTGAAGGCGGTCAAACAATGAATCCGTCTACAGAAGACATTGTCAAAGCAGTGCAAGAAATTGGTGCAGAAAAAGTATTAATTTTACCGAACAATAAAAATATAGTGATGGCGGCAGAGCAAGCTGTGGAACTTTTAGAAATAGAAGCAGCAGTAGTGCCTACGAAGACGATTCCTCAAGGGATGGCAGCAATTTTAGCGTTTAATCCAGATGCAGCGGTGGAGCTTAACCAGCAAACGATGATAGAAGCATTTGCCAATGTTAAAACAGGTCAAGTAACATACGCTGTACGTGATACATCGATTGATGGAGTCGCCATTCATAAAGGTGACTTTATGGCATTAGCAGAAGGAAAAATTGTGCTATCTACACCGGCATTAAAGGATGCTGCTGAAAAGGTTATTGCCGATTTAGTAGATGAAGACGCAGAAATCGTTACCGTTATTTATGGTGAGGATACAACTGAGCAGGATGCTTCACAATTGGTTGAATGGATTGAAGGACATTATCCAGATGTAGAAGTTGAATTATTTAATGGCAAACAAGCATTGTATCCATATATCATTTCAGTAGAATAATTACATGCAATTTTATTATTGAGAAAGCAGTGCACGAGATGTGTACTGCTTTTGTTTGTGTTAAAAAATTTTTAGATAACGACAGTG is part of the Lysinibacillus sp. FSL K6-0232 genome and harbors:
- a CDS encoding M20/M25/M40 family metallo-hydrolase → MNNYMWDTPEKLRALLCEIVSWESRTLTEGETEFAYKLQSKLLTIPYFEQHPELIELHDAGLGRNAVTALYKHPTATETVVLISHFDTVHTEEYGELEPLACQPEALTKKLMEPKYKKDLPEAARIDLESGNYLFGRGTMDMKMGLALHMQLIEKASFEQWPINLILTAVPDEEVNSAGMRAAVVELVRIREQHGLTYKLFLNSEPSFSQGPSDINEYIYSGTIGKIMPAALFYGKETHVGEPLKGMTANFIASYMTQHMEWNPLFRETDLGESTPLPVSLQLKDLKMEYSTQTPYRAAALYNVFLLKRTASEVMDIFEQVAVEAMAACNQQYQQICMREQVQGVGQVKVLRYEALLEHAIGKLGVEEVHAIKQQILQHRTWDDREKSIRIVDQLMIRCQELAPATVLLYAPPYYPAINASNHPLVIEAIDLMKKTAQTFDIEVEQIHYFNGICDLSYVNYTDESNEWLAFERNTPVWGDTYSIPFKEMAALQGPVLNVGPFGKDAHQKTERLHVDSAFKEMPVMLATLIKSLF
- a CDS encoding Asp23/Gls24 family envelope stress response protein, translated to MSIELNNEFGQIDIATDVLAQIAGGAAVECYGIVGMASKHQIRDGLTDILRKENFAKGIVVRQQDDGLHIDMYIIVSYGTKISEVAYQVQSKVKYTVDKTLGMSVTSVNIFVQGVRVAN
- a CDS encoding DAK2 domain-containing protein, which encodes MQSLDGIKFAEMVQMGAHHLYQNANYVDSLNVFPVPDGDTGTNMNLSMTSGAKETELLASEHIGKTAQALSKGLLMGARGNSGVILSQLFRGFGKFIEKEATIDAKGLAGAFQAGVDTAYKAVMKPVEGTILTVAREAAKKGVEVAETETDIIAVMEAFTAEAKASLDRTPDLLPVLKEVGVVDSGGQGLLFVYEGFLASLKGEALPEKNDATLDDLINAEHHRAQDFMNTADIEFGYCTEIMVRLEEGKEPFDEEQFRNELNPLGDSLLVISDEEIAKVHIHSEQPGSVLTIGQKYGSLIKIKIDNMREQHSAIVGDEHKAPAPAKKVEKHPYAIVTIAMGEGVAELLRSIGASYVIEGGQTMNPSTEDIVKAVQEIGAEKVLILPNNKNIVMAAEQAVELLEIEAAVVPTKTIPQGMAAILAFNPDAAVELNQQTMIEAFANVKTGQVTYAVRDTSIDGVAIHKGDFMALAEGKIVLSTPALKDAAEKVIADLVDEDAEIVTVIYGEDTTEQDASQLVEWIEGHYPDVEVELFNGKQALYPYIISVE